The following DNA comes from Pristis pectinata isolate sPriPec2 chromosome 8, sPriPec2.1.pri, whole genome shotgun sequence.
ATGCTGGCTTTTTGAATTGATGACAGTGAGGTGGGAGGTGTTGGGGCTTGGGTGATGGGAGGAGTGGAAATGGGCTGCTTTTTTGTTCTGAGGAAATGGGCTTGGTGCAGAGTAATGCTGAAGAAATAATGCAAGTTCATAACGTTGGCTGTTATTGGGTTGTAAAATTCCAACTTGAAGCAAAGAGGAGTGAGTTTGATTTAACAACACACTGGATGATTTTGTGCCATTTTGCTGCTAGCCATGCCAAAACCCAGCCAGTTGCATCTTACTGTATGTCTCCACACTGAAGTTCTTTGCATTACATGAATTTGCTAGATTGATATGGATTGGTGTGAATTAATCTTGCTGCAATTATTTAGGCCTGGCAATTCATGTCCTAAGcactgatgaagtgtcttgacctgaaacgtcgactgtttatttccctccatagatgctgcctgacctgctgagttcctccagcattttgtgtgtgtagtgTTGCAAATTACTGATAACATTGCTGGCTTCTGTTATTTGTTGAAAATTAATGTATCAGAAACCAAGTCAAATTTGAATTGTAAAGTTTCAGGAGATAGCAAAGTTGAGACTTAAGGGATTTGGGTGGGGTGGTTTGGGGCAGAATATGTCAATGTTCCTGATTCTGTCTGGTGAGTTACATTAAAAGGTATGTCTGCTTGAACATAGAGATCACACTCAATTATAAAGAATCCTCAGTTGAACAGCACTTTAATATTTAATGTCAAGGCATAATTAACAGTTCCTTGGGTGAGATGATAGAATATAACAGCTGGAAACTACTATcggggaaaagaaaagaaatttggcagaggtagggaaaaaataaattgcatcttttggaagaatttttttgttttgcctaACATGTTTAATTGTCATTGTCTTTCCATTGTGCTTTCCATTGATTGGAGATCTTCTATTAAATTGTAATATTTGTAAATCCCAAAGAAGAGAACCGCAGCTGAGgatatttttttgtttaataatttgacCATACTCTGAAGTTGCCCGTAGAAGTTAAATTATGTTTACAGTCTCTGACTAATGGGTAGTCAGACAAtgacataaaagcagaaagtttTGCTGCCTTTGTTTAGAACctaattttctctttttctttcctgtAGGATGATGGTGGTAGTGCAGGTATACAGACTTTGTGGAGTTGATGCGGATTGTTGTGCAACTGATCTGATTCACAGCTGATTGCACCTGTGTATAGACACAGTTGCCATGGAAACTGGCAGCAGTGAAGAGACAGCTGGAACAAAGGCTTTGTCTCCTGGCCGTGGGGAACTTGCCAGAGGGAGCCAGACCCAGGGAGCAGCTGTGCTCGCACCATACGACTGTACTGATGCCACTGATACTGAACAGTCTTCTGGGAAGCTTAAGAAAACCGCATTTAAACTGTTTGGAGGAAGGAAGAGCATCTGCACACTACCTAGCTTTTTCACTATTAAGAACAAAGGACAAGTAAAAGGATTCTCCAAAAAGGGAATCACTAAAAGCAAAACTCTCAATGGCATAAGTGAAGTGGCTTTGAACATTAACCAAAAAGAAGGACTTGATACTGTATGGGGTGGATACAGTGATTCTTCTAGTTGGAGCTCTGCGGCATCAAGAACCTTGCGTGGCTCTAAAAGTGAGCACTCAGCACTTGATAACAGTGTCAATTCTGATTTCCATAAAAGTGAATCTCTAGAGTCGGAGAACTCTGAATGTTTTGTTCACAAACGAAGCACGGACAAGCCCTCAAGTGAGAGGAGGTCGAAGAAGGGCCTGAGGGGTCTCTTCAATAGCATCAGACGTCACAAAAAGAACAAAGCTGTTGATTCTGTGAAAGATCCACAGGACAGTaacagtgctgctgctgctgatgtttTTGCACATACAGAACAACCGACAGCAGGAGAACAAGGAGTGGGGGTTGAACTTAAGAAGGGTTTGGTGGAGCTGGAGCTAAACCTAAAGCCTTCATGTAAAATGAACTATAGAGGAGCAAGTGACTCGGCAGATAAAACTGGAACTGCAAATAGTACAGGCTCTTCCTCTGAATCAAGTGCTTTCAAAATCGAGAATACCACGAGAAATCAGAGGAGTGAGTTTGAGACATCAGGTGCAGAGGTAAGGAAAGTCAGTGTAGGTGAAATTAAGTCATTAAATAGGAAGCCTGGTGGTGCTATTTCTAATCTGAACTCCAGTTTTGGTAGCATGCCTGATATTGTAAAACCTAACTGCATGGATCATGACCCACCATCTGTGCATTCTTTTGATCAAGTCAGCTTGATTTTTGGTGATGTGACTTCACTGAAGAGCTTTGATTCTCTAACAGGCTGCGGGGACATTATCGCTGACCACGATGATGATAGTATTGCTGAAAGTACAGTATCGGGTGAGAGGAGTAGAACAGCTGGGAAACGGAGCTCGTGTTTGGTCACTTAtcagggtggtggggaagaaatggCAACTCCAGATGAAGTTGAAGATGAATATCTTAAAGCGCTATGGGAGAAAGCAACAGGGACAGCTACAGTGTTTGATAGCAGCCAGAATATagcagaagatggtggtgagtgttTGAGGTCACCCAGTGATGCGGAGCATTCTGCCTTGCACATTAACTTGTCGGATCCTTGTGCTTTGCAAGGGATCACTGATAGTGCAATCAATAGTAGTGAACTGGTGACGCCACAGAGTGACCATCAGGAATCGGCTCCGAATAGTGACGAAGGTTATTACGACTCTACCACCCCAGGACatgaggaggaagggggagacaGTATTAGTGAAAGCAAAAACGGAAGACTTCCAAGGGATAGCTATAGTGGAGATGCCTTGTATGAACTCTTTGAGCAGAATGATAGTCTTATAAATTCTCCACCAAGTGATGAGCAATCTTTAGAAACAAAGCCACCTTCATTGGGTGCCTCACTTACCTCCATTTTAAGCTTTTCATTGCCAGTGGATACAAATGTTCCTTGTATTCCAAGTAAACAAAGCATTATGATTGCTTCAGAgcaagagaaatttaattttattcaggAAGATGAGATCAGATTAGCCCACCTACAGCAACAGCTAACTTGTTGGGAGTCAAATGGGAAAATGACGTTCATAAAAGACTTATCTGTTAGAGAAAAGGAAAAGTTCTCTGGTGATCTACTTGAGACTGAATTTAGTAAAATTGGCACAGATGCTCTCGGTGTTATTGCCAAAAATCAGCAAGCTGCTGTGAGCACAGAACCACTCGTTTCAAGTAGTATGAACAAAAATGGAAAGGTGAAAGCTGAGTACATGTCAGAGGCAGCTGATGGGCAGAATTGGACAAAAATCCAAAGATTATGTCCAAAAGAAACTGATAATAAATACATGATATGTAAGCGGAGTATGTGTGAGAACTACAGCATAACAAAACTTCACAATAatatgtcagaagtaagtttcacacaagaatacaagaatgaAGACTCTGGTAAATGGGGACAACAAATAAAAAATGGTGAGAATCATAGTATGAAGAAACTAGTTCAGAACAGTGCAGGAGCCAATGGAGTAGTCGATGACTTAAGTGGGAGCTCCTCTGACTGTAGAGAAGTGGGAGTAACCGAAGAGAAATTCGAACAAGCTATCAACTACTCACAGGCTTTGGTTGAATTCACAGCTAACAGAAAACTTTATCCCAATCTTTCTGAAAGCCTTGGGAATTCTGAATCAGGGTCTCAGCTCACACAGGATATACATGCTCTGCCAGCCATGGTAACTTTTGATGTCGTTGACGTTGAGAATGAGGAAGAATGTGACCAGCAGAGTGAAATGGTCATGGACGAAGAAATCTCTGCATCTTATGAGGCCTTTGATAACAGTTACTTAGAGAAAGATCCTTATCATTGTGACAACAGAATGTTTCCAAGTTGTGCCCAGAATTCTTCCCCTGGCACTTGCTGGGGGGCTGCCAGTCTTCCTCGGCACAGTAGTCTTTATAAACTAAGTCCTTCTCTGCCTGCTCCATTATCACTTAGCAGAAGGAGCAGGTCCCTTGACACTGACAGCTTGGAATCTGAACTCACTGATTTGTATCTGTCAAAGGTCACTGCAGCATCGAAGAGCACCCCACAGTCTCCTGATGTTCCTCCGTATGAATGGGATGGCAGGAAAGGATCTGCTTGTCATTGGTTTGGCAAAAGAAGTGGTCAAATGGTTTCTTTGGAAACCCCAGCGATTGCACATGATTTGCATTGCTCGGGGCAGCAGTTCGCCAAATATAGGGAAGATCCTGGGTCTTTGGATAAGAGAAACACAGGGTTTAATTCCTTCTGCCCTTCAGAGACGGACATGAGTAAACTACACACTAATCAGACTGGAGGTTTGAGTTTACATTGTAAATCTAATTCAGTTAAACAGGCAGCTCAAAACCAGTCTACTTGTAAACAGAATCTGGAACCTATAATTAAGAATAAGATGCCTCACAATTCAAGAAAATTGGTTAGACCCACTCATCTACCATTGCAAAATGATGATTTTGTGTTGCAGACTGGTTCTTGTAGTTCTTCAAGGGAAATCACTACTGGCAAAGGGGCATGTGTTTCCTTaaaggaaaggggagaggaggagttCTGTAAAATTGCATCCTTGAGTAggtattctgattctgaatctgaactTGCTGGGAAAGGATGTGGGGCTGGAGAGATCCCTCGGGTACTGTCTCCCTTCCACTCAAATAAGATGAAGTCTGAAGCACAGCCTGGATCCTATTGGACATTATACAGCTGCCAATAATATTATGTTTCAAGGAAAAAGTGTCCTTGTTGTGGAACTTTCTGGAGGGAGGGTGGAGTAGAAACACTACACAGGGGTGTGTAATCTTTCAATGTACTGTGTGGAGGGAAGATGGCTGGAGAAAGAGTAATGCTGCCTGGTTTTTGTTATAATACTAATTTGTAAATTCATGTTTTGTTTTGTATTCACCAAAGGCTTTGGATAATTTTTTTAGTAGGTATTAGTGAAGCAGTAATTGTAGCATTTTTAGAATGTGAATtgcatgatttttgttttgtttaaaacaTTTCATGTGGTAAAGTGATTTATATTAAGAGCATTCCGTTACTTTGGTGTAAAATGCTGCTGTAATAATGCCCAAGTATGGGAATGGCTTTTATTGCTGAAAATTAACCAAACATGACTGTTATGAAGTTGAAATTCAAACTTTTTTCATATATGTTCCCTTTTATTTTGCAATTAACTGTAAGAATTTTTAAGGTATTTCTTAAGCATAGTTTTGCATAAACCACCTAAACtgagtattttaatttttttttgtatagatTGAGTTCTCAATCCATCTGGGTAGATATTAATCTGGACTTCAGAACCTAATAAACTGGATATTAATGCATTTCTATTTAGCTATGGATTCTTGAGTCAGGGCTGCCAGGTTTCTTTCCACAAGAGCTTTTTCCCCTTAATACATACAAAAACTCGCATTTTTTTATCTTGACCATCTAATTTAAATAGTACAGTCAAATGATACATGACTCTATTAAAAGTCTATCTCCATACTTATGAATAATTGTTTTTGACTGTAAAGACCTGTAACGATCTGTGTATGCTAATTGCCATGGGTTAGTTTAACCGTTGCCAATTGTGCTAAATATATTCTAAGCAAAGAATTATTGCACTTGCATCTGAATCCTAGAAACTTgtgtaaaggaggccattcagaccattgaaTCCATGACGGCCAATGAAGTGCTTTCTGGCTTTACTCCCCATCCCTGCTTTTGGCCCCTAGTTTTGGCAAATTAAGTGTTAGTACAAGAATTCTTTTTAAATGTGGGTTTTTCTGCCATTACTGTACTTTGGGGCAATGAAAAGAAATTATTCTCAACCACACTTTAATTGTTTTCTAATTACCTTTTACATTTTTTGTTGTTCCTGTTGAGGGAATTAGACTCTTCCTATGCACCATCAGGCTTTGATTTTTATACATCATTATATAttgtttgcaaatttctttattaTGTGGCATTTAATTGCAAGTCTTTAACAAACATCACAGAAAGCAAGGGATTTATTTAGCTCTCTGGAATCCCAAGGCAAATAGCCTTCCAGTCAACAAAACATCTGAGTATTGATTATCCTTGGTTCCTCCCAGTGATCCAATTTTGGACTCAACTTGCCACTTCTACGTTGAATCCCACTAGTTTTCATATTTTTGTCTGAGTTCTGATGTTTATAGACACTGACTAAAAGCTCTGATTTGTCTCATTAGCTTAGTCATTGTCCTGCCTGATGTGATTCTGAATCATACAGGCAAACTATCCTAGGTTTGATCGCCAAATTGACAGGACTCAACAAAGATTATGAAGGCAAAGTTGAATGGACAAGTATTGTTGCTGCTGTTTGTTATCCAGTAATTTCTGCTGGGTAAGTGTTCATCTAGCTCGCTCATGCCACCCCTGCCTCATGATTACCAGAGGTATGTCAGATGGAAAGCCGTGCATATCTTAGTTGGTGAATATTTTTACCGTAACCAAAGTAATTATTTATCAATAAAACTGTTTAAATAATGTGAAAACACTATAAGATTTGTAGTATTGAGCTTTGTGTAATATCTAGTGCTACTGTCGTGGAATATAGCTATGCAGTCCTGTACTTCTCACACATCTCAGCAATATTTGTTGATTAAATTGATCCAAAAGAAGTAATGAATATTAGATTTAATTTTTGTTCCTAATTTggaatgtgatttttttaaaagtcgTATTGTACAAGAATACAGTCCTAGTGGTTTAACAAGTCAGCAGCATGAAACTTGAAATCTCATTTGCTTGTTCTCAAGCTTCACATCCAGGCCAAAGGTTATAAAGTTGAGGGATGTTtaaatgagaaatttaaaatgaattttcctTGTATAACCTTAATACAACTATTAAGTCACGGATAGAGAAGAGAAAAAATGCTAAGATTCCTGCTCCAGACTCTTAACAGAAAACTCTTGCTTGATCTGTAAATTTATGCACATTAGTCCAAGACAGATTTATCTTTTTGCTGTGGTGTCATGTACGATCTCGAAGTTGTTGCCTGAGTGCACACACAAGGTAATAATGTGCCTGTAGAAATTGTAGTTGGTATCCGCCAATCTCTTCAAAAGAACAAAAACTATGCATCTTCTCCTTGTACCCCATCATTTAATTTATCTTTGGAAcctggctgaggcattgagtaaaaTGCCATGATGTTGTGATGCAAGCTGTATGCATTTGTTTGCCTTGGTGCCACGAGCTGCTTTCTAATTTTCTCCACTTCCTAAAGTTGCATACAAAGATGAGTTATTGTATGGAACTTGGGATGTTGGTATTCTCTGATCAGTTATCCATATGGCCAAATCACTTTGTGTAGCTAATTTGGAGGTGAATTTGCCTGATTGAGAGGATGCACAGGAGCACCCAAAGTCATTGAGTAGCAATtaaaagagaagggaagtgtaAATAGTTGGTCAATAGCCTCCTAGACATgaccacttttttaaaaaaaagtacagcttGAATTCCAGTCACCATTACAAATGAAATAAGTAGCAGTTATGCATTGGCTACTTGCTAAATTGCCCATATTTACTGCTAACATCAGTGGCACCTCCTTATAATAAAGGGAACTAAATTTTTGAGAGTATTGAGGATTTGCCATTAGTGCCATGCACATAATTTCACCCTATTGCACTTGAAAAATTTGGAGTTCCAGTCTACTGGGCTCTTAACAAAGCCAGTAAAGTAcccttgcaaaatattttttttaaaattcaatgctggaaatctacaataaaaacagaaaatgcaggaaacacccaACCAGTTAGATAACATTTTGGGCCTAGGATCCtttatgaagggtctcagacttgaaatattaaactgtttctctttccactgatgctgcctgacctgctgagtgttatcaGCACTTTTTATTTCCATAAAGGACCCTATCCTGCAGCTGTTAACGATCTGTTAATATTAGAGTATTGATCATTAGATGGCATATATATATTAAGGCAGGGTTGACGTGGATCTTGTGAAACAGGCCTTCCAGTATTATCTGTTCCAATTATTGTGCCACCTTGAGTATATGAAAATTTTTAACAAGATAATTTATTCATGCTTGATATAACAGTAGGGAAGGTCGGCATATCACAAAAATATGCTGGCATTACCATTTTTTTGTTAACCCTTCTCTGCAGCTTTGCATTTAAGATTTGTGATATTCTGGCAGCAAACTTCATTACAAATAGTAAATCTTGGTAATATAGGGGCAGGCTATTTGAATTCCCATGTTTGTTCTGATTCTTTTGAATGATTAGCCTCACCTGCCTGCTTTATTTTCCCCTAAAGACTTGTAATTGTAGAAATTGTGTCATGTTATGATGCAATAGCTCTCCcaattttaaatgtattattgTAAGATGATACAGTTTTATTTGCAAGTGAACCAGATGAGATTCCACATAAACAGGTGACAATTCAATTTCTTTTCCTCAGTCTCATCTCATGAATTGCAATGGTAGACTATTCATTTTACTTTCTTCACTGCATATGGGTTTTTGCTGTCTGACTTTTTGTACAAGGTGCACGAGTTGGGCAACAATTtactaaaaaaaattcttgttctAAGTCGGTGAAACAAAACTGTACAGCATAACTACATGCAAAGGTTAATCAGTTTTTCAATGGTTTATTCCAAATATTACATGATTAATCTAATTGTTATTGACTTTTTTTGTGGCAAGTTTTGTCTTTAAATTATAAAATATCAAATGTccttgtatttcaaaaataaaacattaattccTTTGAAGCTGTTAATTAAGGgtgatttaatttttattttgttcaaggAAATACTGCAAGTATAACATGTAATCTAATTTAATGGCATCCTTAATTATTACATCCTAATTTTTTTGCAGAATTAGTTTTAATGTATTTCCTGTACATTAACATGAGGGATATTGGAACAGTGTAGATAGAACTTCTGTTTCATGTACACCCATTTATCAAGAAGTCACTATTATTTCAGGTGTAAAATGGTGGCATGCAGAATAAGGCTCTGAGTAATTTCTCCTAGCAATATGCCTCAACACCAATCTTGCAAGAGCATTGCCTTAATGTACCAGTGACATTTTCCAACTTCTCAGACTGTGGGCACTGATATTGCCAGTTGATGTTCACTTATCTGCAGGTACATGTACTTTGCACTCTGGATTGAGACAGACAAATTCTATTTTCTGTAGAATTTTTGCAGCTGGTTAACAAAAGTTAAATGTCATTGGATTGACCTTTTAGACTTGAACAATAATCAATGATACTATTAGACATTTGTTATATTAATGAGACAGCTTTCTTTTTGACCTACATTGGTTTACATTAAATGTTTTAATCTCTGCTATGGTCAAAATGTTTGTTTGAAAACTAGCTTGATCATTTTTTTCCATTACACTACATAATTAAAGTATAGATAAATTTTTGAGGGGGTGGGTGTTGCTGGGGTTACTGAATGTACATTGAGGTAAAATGCATGAAGATGTTCCAAGCCTATGGGAGGAGTCTGTTTTTACATTTAAATGTGATGATattaaacaaaattctggaaatatacaACTGGTATGTCAACAACTGAAGAGATGTGACTATTTCTACACCAGTTCTGACAAGCTTTTACCTGTCTTAGCTCTttacaaatgctgactgacctatgCATTTCCATGTTTACTGTGTTTCCCTGAAATTGCTAGCATTTACAAACTTTATTTTGATACCAGTCTTACTTGCACACTTGGATGTAATAAATACTGATGCATGCTTCCTGTTGTGCACGACATGTATATGTTCCAACAGCAACAAAGATCTTCGTGGTGTCTCTCTTGCATATGTAATAAATGTACTGAGGTGCCTTAAGGATGTTTTGGGTTAGTCACATCAATAACACCATTATAGCTGTCATCTCAGCCAGCACTGAATACTGCAGGCAACCTCATAAGCTTATTGCATGTAAAAGATTTCTTCAACCCAAACATCAAGGTGTCATTGTAGCTGCACTCATCAAATGGGGCAATGTGCTTATTGGTGTATTTGATCTCTGTATATATATGGTGCTGTACATAACTATGGCCTCTGTAAAGTGTGGAGAATgcattttttgtttggttttgtaAATTGTATTCCAAGTCTTTGATATCCAGCTGTCATACTGCAAATATTTATGGTCAAGTTACTTTTCCATTTATCATTGCGCCTCATGATTGATTTACACAGTACTGTGTACAGAGGAAATAAAACTCAACCATAGAGCAAAAAACCTGTcttgaagaatgttttctttgttttcctcAAGTTCTGATTTATTAGCTTGGCAACTGGCCCTAAGGgtgcaattttttaaaagttcattttgtgtttgttgaagTGGGGGATATGAATACTCTGGAGTCGGCATTTAGAGCTTTCCTTGCTGATATCGAACACCTTGAATCTGAGAGAAAAGTTGCTTTCATTTCATGCAACATTAATGCAATGTATTTTGGAAATGCATCTCAAAGCCATTATTAGAAAGGCAATTTGAACTTGTTGGGTGGACATTGCTTGCTAgtccctgttttttttctctctgtctctccgaccctcccccccccccccccccggcgtgAGACAAATCAGTTGTGTTCCTACCCTTGTGCTCCTACCTTTTGTCCTTCTCCaactccaacctcaccccaccccaaacTCAGTGCTGGATCTCCCTCTGATCATCATCTGTAACCCAGCTGACTTCCTCTGGCACAGCTAAAGGAGCAAAGAAGTTTGCAAGGCTGATTTCTATTGTGTGCAATAACTTGCTTAAATGATTTAAGCAACAGTGGTAAAGTGCAGTAGGCAGCCCATGTGCAAAATGCATGATGGCTGCAGCTCATTTCTGATTTCAACAGTTTCTCAGCTGTTTTATCCCTGAATATGAAGGGATAACAATTGTGATAGGGGTCCCACTCCTAGGTTGGATTCAGGGATGGCACTAGAATGTGTTTTGTGTGAACATTGTCACACATGTTcaaatagagtcacacagcatgaaaacagaccctttggcccaccaagtctacactGACTGTCAaatgcctatttacactaatactaTTTACCAGAAAAAGTGCACCATGACACTGCCGAGCTTGGTGAAGGGTAAAACCCTCTTTAATTTGAactcaaaatattgaataaaagggTAAGAATTTTGAGTGGCATTGAACCAAACAAATTACACATTTTTGCAGATTTGATGTTGATGAGTTGGAAATATCATCCAAGTTAGAAATATTCAAgagctcttttttaaaaaaaaagaaaatcaggataATTTAATAGACTGGTCACATAGACAAAGGCTGGTAGAAACtgaacctttgaatatttttaaggcagagg
Coding sequences within:
- the amer1 gene encoding APC membrane recruitment protein 1 produces the protein METGSSEETAGTKALSPGRGELARGSQTQGAAVLAPYDCTDATDTEQSSGKLKKTAFKLFGGRKSICTLPSFFTIKNKGQVKGFSKKGITKSKTLNGISEVALNINQKEGLDTVWGGYSDSSSWSSAASRTLRGSKSEHSALDNSVNSDFHKSESLESENSECFVHKRSTDKPSSERRSKKGLRGLFNSIRRHKKNKAVDSVKDPQDSNSAAAADVFAHTEQPTAGEQGVGVELKKGLVELELNLKPSCKMNYRGASDSADKTGTANSTGSSSESSAFKIENTTRNQRSEFETSGAEVRKVSVGEIKSLNRKPGGAISNLNSSFGSMPDIVKPNCMDHDPPSVHSFDQVSLIFGDVTSLKSFDSLTGCGDIIADHDDDSIAESTVSGERSRTAGKRSSCLVTYQGGGEEMATPDEVEDEYLKALWEKATGTATVFDSSQNIAEDGGECLRSPSDAEHSALHINLSDPCALQGITDSAINSSELVTPQSDHQESAPNSDEGYYDSTTPGHEEEGGDSISESKNGRLPRDSYSGDALYELFEQNDSLINSPPSDEQSLETKPPSLGASLTSILSFSLPVDTNVPCIPSKQSIMIASEQEKFNFIQEDEIRLAHLQQQLTCWESNGKMTFIKDLSVREKEKFSGDLLETEFSKIGTDALGVIAKNQQAAVSTEPLVSSSMNKNGKVKAEYMSEAADGQNWTKIQRLCPKETDNKYMICKRSMCENYSITKLHNNMSEVSFTQEYKNEDSGKWGQQIKNGENHSMKKLVQNSAGANGVVDDLSGSSSDCREVGVTEEKFEQAINYSQALVEFTANRKLYPNLSESLGNSESGSQLTQDIHALPAMVTFDVVDVENEEECDQQSEMVMDEEISASYEAFDNSYLEKDPYHCDNRMFPSCAQNSSPGTCWGAASLPRHSSLYKLSPSLPAPLSLSRRSRSLDTDSLESELTDLYLSKVTAASKSTPQSPDVPPYEWDGRKGSACHWFGKRSGQMVSLETPAIAHDLHCSGQQFAKYREDPGSLDKRNTGFNSFCPSETDMSKLHTNQTGGLSLHCKSNSVKQAAQNQSTCKQNLEPIIKNKMPHNSRKLVRPTHLPLQNDDFVLQTGSCSSSREITTGKGACVSLKERGEEEFCKIASLSRYSDSESELAGKGCGAGEIPRVLSPFHSNKMKSEAQPGSYWTLYSCQ